From a single Amphiprion ocellaris isolate individual 3 ecotype Okinawa chromosome 18, ASM2253959v1, whole genome shotgun sequence genomic region:
- the LOC111576224 gene encoding ectonucleotide pyrophosphatase/phosphodiesterase family member 7-like — protein sequence MAANQKKSRFSLKTRSLAMLLLGLAVLGLIASSPCTAAPVQDSLSTGSTRNKLLLISFDGFRWDYDRDVETPNLDKMAWDGVKALYATPAFLTITSPSHFTMLTGRYIENHGVIHNMWFNTTTQEKKQYYMTQFVDSYWDNGSLPIWITAQRQGLKAGSLHFPGTAATYQGETVMVRQVEPHFYDHSNESEWRLNIDEVIDEWFHQQDLDFVSLYFGEPDLIGHTYGPDSPERKEMVRQVDRTVGYIRDKIQDHGLTDRLNVIMTADHGMTTVLRSGQVEEIILSKIPGFSFKDIQFQLLDYGPLGMLLPKEGMLEKVYQALKGSHPHLHVYKKEDMPERLHYSKHPRLLPIILIADPGYIVNGFFPVHFNKGEHGFDNEAMDMKAFFRAVGPDFQSDLMVGPFDLVDLYPLMCHLLGIKPEIHDGHLNKSKDMLVPPTTTGGNDGDPGKNTHMEVLIGLSAVMGFLVLVFIITISYHVCKGNKA from the exons ATGGCTGCaaaccagaaaaaaagcagattttcactgaaaacaaggTCCTTGGCCATGCTGTTGCTCGGCCTCGCTGTACTTGGTCTCATTGCCAGCTCTCCCTGCACTGCTGCCCCAGTGCAAGACTCCCTTTCCACTGGGTCCACCAGGAACAAGCTGCTGCTCATCTCCTTCGATGGCTTCCGCTGGGACTATGACAGAGATGTTGAAACCCCTAACCTGGATAAGATGGCCTGGGATGGGGTGAAGGCACTGTATGCCACTCCAGCTTTCCTCACCATTACCAGCCCTTCTCACTTCACAATGCTGACAG gACGCTACATTGAGAACCACGGAGTAATCCACAACATGTGGTTCAACACTACCACTCAGGAGAAGAAGCAGTACTACATGACCCAGTTTGTTGATTCCTACTGGGACAATGGCAGCTTACCCATCTGGATAACAGCACAGAGACAG GGCCTCAAAGCAGGTTCTCTGCATTTCCCTGGCACAGCAGCCACCTACCAAGGGGAGACTGTCATGGTTAGACAAGTGGAACCTCATTTCTATGATCATTCTAATGAGTCAGAATGGAGGCTAAACATCGACGAGGTGATTGATGAGTGGTTCCACCAACAAGACCTGGACTTTGTCTCCTTGTACTTTGGAGAACCAGACCTGATTGGGCACACATACGGACCAGATTCCCCAGAACGCAAGGAAATGGTTCGGCAAGTGGATCGGACTGTGGGCTACATCCGGGACAAGATCCAAGACCATGGCCTTACCGATCGGCTCAACGTTATTATGACTGCTGACCATGGGATGACTACAGTTCTACGGAGTGGACAAGTGGAAGAGATCATCCTCTCCAAGATCCCTGGCTTCAGCTTCAAGGATATCCAGTTTCAGTTGTTGGATTATGGTCCTCTTGGGATGCTGCTTCCGAAGGAGGGGATGCTGGAGAAGGTTTATCAGGCTCTGAAAGGAAGTCACCCTCACCTTCATGTGTATAAAAAAGAGGACATGCCAGAAAGGCTGCACTACAGTAAACATCCAAGACTCCTGCCCATCATCCTCATCGCTGATCCCGGATACATTGTCAATGGG tttttcccTGTGCACTTCAACAAAGGAGAGCATGGCTTCGATAATGAAGCCATGGACATGAAAGCCTTCTTCAGGGCTGTGGGACCTGACTTTCAGAGTGACCTGATGGTCGGTCCCTTTGATCTTGTTGACTTGTACCCACTGATGTGCCACCTACTGGGGATAAAGCCAGAGATCCATGATGGACACTTGAAcaagtccaaagacatgctggtCCCCCCAACAACCACAGGAGGAAACGATGGTG ATCCAGGGAAGAATACTCACATGGAGGTGCTGATTGGCCTTTCAGCAGTGATGGGATTTCTTGTCCTTGTGTTCATCATTACTATTTCTTACCACGTGTGCAAAGGGAACAAAGcataa